A single genomic interval of Chryseobacterium paludis harbors:
- the secY gene encoding preprotein translocase subunit SecY, giving the protein MKEFIQTLKNIWSLKELRDKIIFTLGIILVYRFASYISLPAINLAQVGDLLEHYKSQGGNKQGAGLLGLLSSFTGGAFSHASVMALGIMPYISASIIVQLMGMAIPYLQKLQKDGESGRNTLNQITRWLTIGVCLVQAPSYLTSITQLFLPYAQFQSAYYVEPNSIMFWLPSIVILVAGSVFAMWLGEKITDKGIGNGISILIMVGILSRLPEAFVQEMAVQNGKGGMGSIMILIEVIFWMLVVLLAVVLSVAVRKIPIQYVSRAQARGGVNKNLMQGARQWIPLKVNAAGVMPIIFAQALMFVPGLLTKFDESNTFLAGFKNVFSWQYNVLFALLIIIFSFFYTAITIPVNQMADDLKRNGGLVPKVRPGKETADYLDDILSKITLPGAIFLSIFAILPAIVHGSLVQTDAFALFFGGTSLLIMVGVILDTVQQINTYLLNHHYDGLMQSKLSRTTGY; this is encoded by the coding sequence ATGAAAGAATTTATACAAACCCTCAAAAATATTTGGAGCCTTAAAGAATTAAGAGATAAAATTATCTTCACTTTAGGTATTATCCTTGTGTATAGATTCGCATCTTATATCTCTCTACCTGCAATTAATCTTGCACAAGTAGGAGATCTCTTAGAGCATTATAAAAGTCAAGGCGGTAACAAGCAAGGAGCAGGTCTCCTTGGCTTGCTTTCGTCGTTTACAGGGGGGGCTTTCAGCCACGCTTCTGTTATGGCACTTGGTATAATGCCTTATATTTCAGCTTCTATTATTGTTCAGTTGATGGGGATGGCAATTCCTTATCTTCAGAAACTTCAGAAAGATGGAGAGTCAGGTAGAAATACATTGAATCAAATAACTAGATGGTTAACTATCGGAGTTTGTTTAGTACAGGCACCTTCTTATTTAACTTCTATTACTCAATTATTTTTGCCGTACGCTCAGTTCCAGTCTGCATATTATGTAGAGCCAAATTCTATCATGTTCTGGTTACCAAGTATTGTTATTTTGGTTGCCGGTTCAGTATTTGCAATGTGGCTAGGTGAGAAAATTACTGATAAGGGAATCGGAAATGGTATTTCTATCCTTATTATGGTTGGTATCTTATCTAGATTACCTGAAGCATTTGTACAGGAAATGGCCGTGCAGAACGGAAAAGGAGGGATGGGGTCTATTATGATCCTTATTGAGGTAATATTCTGGATGTTGGTTGTTCTCTTAGCAGTAGTACTATCTGTTGCTGTGAGAAAAATTCCAATTCAATATGTAAGCAGAGCGCAAGCAAGAGGAGGTGTAAATAAAAATCTTATGCAAGGAGCAAGACAGTGGATCCCATTGAAAGTTAATGCGGCTGGAGTTATGCCAATCATCTTTGCTCAGGCATTGATGTTCGTACCAGGTTTATTAACCAAATTTGACGAATCCAATACTTTTCTTGCAGGTTTCAAGAATGTTTTTAGCTGGCAATACAATGTATTGTTTGCATTGCTAATTATAATCTTTTCATTTTTCTATACTGCGATTACAATTCCGGTTAACCAAATGGCTGATGATTTAAAGAGAAACGGAGGTTTAGTACCGAAAGTAAGACCAGGAAAAGAGACGGCTGATTATTTAGATGATATTTTATCAAAAATTACCTTGCCAGGTGCAATATTTTTATCTATCTTTGCAATCCTTCCGGCAATTGTACACGGAAGCTTAGTTCAGACAGATGCGTTCGCCCTATTTTTCGGGGGAACATCACTATTGATTATGGTTGGAGTTATTTTAGATACTGTTCAACAGATTAATACATATCTGCTGAACCATCATTATGATGGCTTAATGCAGTCTAAATTATCAAGAACGACTGGATATTAA
- the infA gene encoding translation initiation factor IF-1 → MAKQKHIEQDGVITEALSNAQFRVELENGHILIAHISGKMRMHYIKLLPGDKVKLEMSPYDLTKGRITFRY, encoded by the coding sequence ATGGCAAAACAAAAACATATTGAACAAGACGGCGTGATAACGGAAGCACTTTCGAACGCCCAGTTCCGTGTAGAGCTAGAAAATGGGCATATACTTATCGCTCATATTTCTGGTAAAATGAGAATGCATTATATTAAACTTTTACCTGGTGATAAGGTAAAACTAGAAATGTCTCCCTATGATTTGACAAAAGGGAGAATTACTTTTAGATATTAA
- the rpmJ gene encoding 50S ribosomal protein L36, whose translation MKVRASIKKRSADCKIVRRKGVLFVINKKNPKFKQRQG comes from the coding sequence ATGAAAGTTAGAGCATCAATAAAAAAAAGAAGCGCTGATTGCAAGATTGTACGCAGAAAAGGTGTGCTTTTCGTAATCAACAAGAAGAACCCAAAATTTAAACAAAGACAAGGCTAA
- the rpsM gene encoding 30S ribosomal protein S13: MARIAGIDLPKNKRGVIGLTYIYGVGRSTSSEILKNAGISEDKKVNEWNDDELAAIRTYISENVKVEGELRSEVQLNIKRLMDIGCQRGIRHRLGLPLRGQRTKNNSRTRKGKRKTVANKKKASK, translated from the coding sequence ATGGCGAGAATTGCAGGTATTGATTTACCAAAAAACAAAAGAGGCGTTATCGGTTTAACTTATATTTATGGGGTTGGTAGAAGTACATCTTCTGAAATCCTTAAAAATGCCGGTATCAGCGAAGACAAGAAAGTCAACGAATGGAATGACGATGAATTGGCTGCAATTAGAACTTACATCTCTGAAAACGTTAAAGTAGAAGGAGAATTGCGTTCTGAAGTGCAATTGAACATCAAGAGATTGATGGACATAGGATGCCAACGAGGAATACGTCACAGACTAGGACTACCTTTAAGAGGCCAGAGAACGAAAAACAACTCTAGAACCCGTAAAGGAAAGAGAAAAACTGTTGCTAACAAGAAAAAGGCAAGTAAATAA
- the rpsK gene encoding 30S ribosomal protein S11, whose translation MAKQTKVVKKRKVKVEAIGEAHIQASFNNIIISLTNKSGEVISWASAGKMGFRGSKKNTPFAAQMAAENCSNVAHEAGLRRVKVFVKGPGAGRESAIRTIHNSGIEVSEIIDVTPMPHNGCRPPKRRRV comes from the coding sequence ATGGCAAAACAAACTAAAGTAGTTAAAAAAAGAAAAGTAAAAGTTGAAGCTATTGGTGAAGCGCATATTCAAGCTTCTTTCAATAACATCATCATTTCTTTAACAAATAAAAGCGGAGAAGTTATCTCTTGGGCGTCTGCCGGTAAAATGGGTTTCAGAGGTTCTAAAAAGAATACTCCATTTGCTGCTCAAATGGCAGCTGAAAATTGCTCTAATGTTGCTCACGAAGCTGGGTTAAGAAGAGTTAAGGTGTTTGTGAAAGGTCCAGGTGCAGGTAGAGAATCTGCTATCAGAACTATTCACAATTCAGGAATTGAAGTTAGCGAAATCATTGATGTGACTCCTATGCCACACAATGGATGTAGACCACCAAAAAGAAGAAGAGTTTAA
- the rpsD gene encoding 30S ribosomal protein S4: MARYIGPKTKIARKFGAAIYGDDKNFEKRKNQPPGQHGPNKRRGAKKSEYAVQLAEKQKAKYTYGILEKQFANLFDKAHRSKGVTGEVLLQLCESRLDNVVYRLGFAKTRSGARQLTSHRHITVNGEILNIPSYLVKAGDVIAVREKSKSLEVVADALASKANYEWLQFNDEKKEGTFVSAPERIQIPEDIKEQLIVELYSK, encoded by the coding sequence ATGGCAAGATATATTGGACCTAAAACTAAGATTGCTAGAAAGTTTGGTGCTGCAATCTACGGAGATGATAAAAACTTCGAAAAGAGAAAAAACCAACCGCCAGGACAACATGGTCCTAACAAAAGAAGAGGTGCTAAAAAATCAGAATATGCAGTTCAGTTAGCTGAAAAGCAAAAAGCTAAATATACTTATGGTATTTTAGAAAAGCAATTTGCAAACTTATTCGATAAAGCACACAGAAGTAAAGGTGTAACAGGTGAAGTTTTATTACAGCTTTGCGAATCAAGATTGGATAACGTTGTATATAGATTAGGTTTTGCTAAAACAAGATCTGGTGCAAGACAGTTAACTTCTCACAGACACATCACTGTGAATGGTGAGATTCTTAACATTCCGTCTTATTTAGTGAAAGCTGGTGATGTAATCGCTGTAAGAGAAAAATCTAAATCTCTAGAGGTTGTTGCTGATGCTTTGGCATCAAAAGCAAACTATGAGTGGTTACAATTCAACGATGAGAAAAAAGAAGGTACTTTCGTATCTGCTCCTGAGAGAATCCAAATTCCGGAAGACATCAAGGAACAGCTTATCGTCGAACTTTACTCTAAATAA
- a CDS encoding DNA-directed RNA polymerase subunit alpha — protein sequence MAILQFIKPDKVILLNSDEFKGQFEFRPLEPGFGLTIGNALRRVLLSSLEGYAISSIKIEGVEHEFSTIPGVIEDVTEIILNLKQVRLKSTAENQSNEQVIAKVSGQTIITAGDLGKSINGFEILNPELVICNLNSDVTFEITFNVEKGRGYVPSEQNKSNNAPVGTIAIDSIFTPIKKVQYSIENYRVEQKTDYEKLVLDIETDGSISPQNALTEASKILIYHFMLFSDERITLETEAVKASIQYDEETLHTRQLLKSKLADMDLSVRALNCLKAAEVETLGELVSYSKSDLMKFRNFGKKSLTELEELVHSKGLNFGFDVAKYKLDADK from the coding sequence ATGGCAATTTTACAATTCATAAAACCCGATAAAGTAATTTTACTTAACTCTGATGAATTTAAAGGTCAATTTGAATTCAGACCTTTAGAACCAGGTTTCGGGCTTACAATAGGTAATGCTTTGAGAAGAGTGTTGCTTTCTTCTCTGGAAGGATATGCTATTTCATCTATCAAAATAGAAGGTGTAGAGCACGAATTTTCAACTATTCCAGGAGTAATCGAAGACGTTACTGAAATTATTCTTAACCTTAAGCAGGTTAGATTAAAATCTACAGCAGAAAACCAGTCTAATGAGCAGGTTATCGCTAAGGTTTCAGGTCAAACGATTATTACTGCTGGAGATTTAGGTAAATCAATCAACGGATTTGAGATCTTGAATCCAGAGTTGGTTATTTGTAACCTAAACAGTGATGTAACTTTCGAAATTACTTTCAATGTAGAAAAGGGTAGAGGGTATGTTCCTTCTGAACAAAATAAGTCGAACAATGCACCAGTAGGTACTATTGCAATCGATTCTATTTTTACGCCAATTAAGAAAGTACAATACAGCATTGAAAATTATCGTGTAGAGCAAAAGACAGACTACGAAAAACTTGTATTAGATATAGAAACTGATGGTTCCATCAGTCCTCAAAATGCTTTAACAGAAGCTTCTAAGATATTAATTTATCACTTCATGTTGTTCTCTGATGAGAGAATCACTCTTGAAACTGAAGCTGTAAAAGCATCTATCCAATATGACGAAGAAACTCTTCATACAAGACAACTTCTTAAATCTAAATTAGCAGATATGGATCTTTCAGTGAGAGCCCTAAACTGTTTGAAGGCGGCAGAAGTAGAAACGTTAGGAGAATTAGTTTCTTACAGTAAGTCTGATTTGATGAAATTCAGAAATTTTGGTAAAAAATCTTTGACAGAACTAGAAGAATTAGTGCATTCAAAAGGTCTTAACTTCGGTTTCGACGTTGCAAAATATAAGTTAGACGCTGATAAATAA
- the rplQ gene encoding 50S ribosomal protein L17, translating into MRHGKKFNHLGRTASHRSALLSNMACSLIEHKRINTTVAKAKALRVYVEPLLTKAKEDTTHNRRIVFSYLQSKEAVTELFRTVAPKIAERNGGYTRIIKTGFRQGDAADMALIELVDFNELYNPNAEEKKATRRSRRATTAKKVEAVVADAPVVEEKVEAPTAEAADSTEEKTEE; encoded by the coding sequence ATGAGACACGGTAAAAAATTCAATCACTTAGGAAGAACAGCTTCTCATAGAAGTGCTTTACTTTCTAATATGGCTTGTTCTCTAATTGAGCATAAAAGAATCAACACTACTGTAGCTAAAGCGAAAGCTTTAAGAGTATATGTTGAGCCCCTATTAACAAAAGCAAAAGAAGATACTACACATAACAGAAGAATTGTTTTTTCATATCTTCAAAGTAAAGAAGCAGTAACTGAATTATTCAGAACAGTAGCTCCAAAAATCGCTGAGAGAAATGGCGGTTATACAAGAATCATCAAAACTGGTTTCAGACAAGGTGATGCTGCTGATATGGCTCTTATCGAGTTAGTAGATTTCAATGAGCTTTACAATCCTAATGCTGAAGAGAAAAAAGCTACAAGAAGAAGTAGAAGAGCTACAACTGCTAAAAAAGTAGAAGCTGTAGTTGCTGATGCTCCTGTAGTAGAAGAAAAAGTGGAAGCTCCTACAGCTGAAGCTGCAGACTCTACTGAAGAGAAAACTGAAGAATAA
- a CDS encoding response regulator transcription factor, producing MSISIAIVEDEKNYNNALKKVINYQTDMKVIAQFYDGNDALNNLSKISPNVVMMDIQLQDMLGIEIIEKLRKDMPDTQFIMCTSFEDDEKIFNSLKAGAMGYLIKGESMDKILTSIRDVYNGGAPMSFSIARRVLNHFEKKITDVKGYDELTNREKEILELLSRGLLYKEIADQKCISMDTVKKHVGNIYRKLHVSNKVEAINKFNHFKN from the coding sequence ATGAGCATTTCCATAGCTATAGTAGAAGATGAAAAAAACTACAACAATGCGTTGAAGAAAGTCATCAATTACCAGACTGACATGAAAGTGATCGCTCAGTTTTATGATGGAAATGATGCACTAAACAATCTCTCTAAAATTTCTCCCAACGTTGTCATGATGGATATTCAGCTTCAGGATATGCTTGGAATTGAAATCATAGAAAAATTACGTAAGGATATGCCGGATACTCAGTTTATTATGTGTACGAGTTTTGAAGATGACGAAAAGATCTTCAATTCCCTAAAAGCTGGTGCAATGGGCTATCTTATAAAAGGAGAAAGCATGGATAAGATTCTTACTTCTATCCGTGATGTATATAATGGTGGTGCTCCCATGAGCTTTTCTATAGCAAGAAGGGTCTTGAATCATTTTGAAAAGAAGATCACAGATGTAAAAGGATATGATGAACTGACCAATCGTGAGAAGGAAATTCTTGAACTCCTTTCGCGAGGACTGTTATACAAAGAAATTGCAGATCAGAAATGCATTAGCATGGATACCGTAAAAAAGCATGTCGGAAATATCTATAGAAAATTGCATGTAAGCAATAAAGTAGAAGCGATCAATAAATTTAACCATTTTAAAAACTAA
- a CDS encoding sensor histidine kinase: protein MKVLPEEIKQTYIIAIIVMMLFVGFIIFIVLLYNRKQLLYIKEKQLKEAEHQNQLLQKELEKQRSIEQERERISHDMHDDLGAGISALKLQAEFLKQKAEDGDLRNDIDEMLKTSEEMNVSMREMLWNLNSGNDTVGDFVTYAKIYAENFLKKSSMKFVIKDGDVISDTAVSAELRRNMFLCLKESLNNIYKHSQASELEISFLQSGNEFNMKISDNGIGIDNNKPEGNGLRNMKRRMKELDGEYQISSSEKGTALIFTVKI from the coding sequence ATGAAAGTGTTACCAGAGGAAATAAAGCAAACTTATATTATAGCAATTATTGTTATGATGCTATTCGTTGGGTTTATCATTTTTATAGTTTTATTATACAACAGAAAACAACTACTATACATAAAGGAAAAACAGCTCAAAGAAGCTGAACACCAAAACCAGCTTCTCCAGAAAGAACTTGAGAAACAAAGATCAATAGAACAGGAACGGGAACGGATTTCACATGATATGCACGATGACCTTGGAGCAGGGATTTCGGCATTGAAGCTTCAGGCTGAATTTTTAAAACAAAAGGCAGAGGATGGGGATTTAAGAAATGACATTGATGAGATGCTAAAGACTTCTGAGGAAATGAATGTTTCGATGCGCGAAATGCTTTGGAATCTAAATTCAGGAAATGATACTGTTGGTGATTTTGTTACTTATGCAAAGATATATGCTGAAAATTTCCTAAAGAAATCATCTATGAAATTTGTAATAAAAGATGGTGATGTTATTTCCGATACGGCTGTTTCAGCTGAATTAAGGAGGAATATGTTTCTCTGCCTAAAAGAATCGTTAAATAATATTTATAAACACAGTCAAGCAAGTGAATTAGAAATTTCATTCCTACAAAGTGGCAATGAATTTAATATGAAAATTTCAGATAATGGAATTGGCATTGATAACAATAAACCTGAAGGGAATGGTCTAAGAAATATGAAGCGGAGAATGAAAGAATTAGATGGAGAATACCAAATCTCATCTTCAGAAAAAGGAACTGCTTTAATTTTTACAGTTAAGATATAA
- the eno gene encoding phosphopyruvate hydratase yields MSYISYIEARQILDSRGNPTVEVDVFTESGAMGRAAVPSGASTGEHEAVELRDGGSEYNGKGVLKAVENVREVIAPELVGLPVFDQNLLDQIMIDLDGTNNKGNLGANAILGVSLAAAKAAATELRMPLYKYVGGVNANTLPVPMMNVINGGSHSDAPIAFQEFMIMPVKADSFSHALRKGTEIFHSLKSILHSRGLSTAVGDEGGFAPTFKGTEDALDTLLQAIEKAGYKPGDDIMLALDCAASEFYKDGIYDYRKFQTPDAAQFTSSEQVSYLAELAAKYPIISIEDGMQENDWDGWKMLTDKIGDRVQLVGDDLFVTNVERLARGVKEGIANSILVKVNQIGSLSETMDAVQMAQHNKFTSVMSHRSGETEDSTIADLAVAMNCGQIKTGSASRSDRMAKYNQLLRIEEALGETAIFPGLEAFKIKR; encoded by the coding sequence ATGAGTTACATTTCTTACATTGAAGCGAGACAAATTTTAGATTCGAGAGGGAATCCTACAGTTGAAGTAGATGTATTCACGGAGAGTGGTGCAATGGGACGTGCTGCGGTACCTTCCGGAGCTTCTACAGGAGAACATGAAGCGGTAGAATTACGTGATGGTGGTTCAGAATATAATGGAAAGGGTGTCCTTAAAGCTGTTGAGAATGTAAGAGAAGTAATTGCTCCTGAATTGGTGGGTCTGCCTGTTTTTGATCAAAATCTTCTGGATCAGATCATGATCGATCTTGATGGAACCAATAATAAAGGAAATCTTGGAGCAAATGCTATTCTTGGGGTTTCGTTAGCAGCAGCTAAAGCAGCGGCAACGGAATTAAGAATGCCTTTATATAAATATGTAGGTGGAGTGAATGCAAATACACTTCCTGTTCCTATGATGAATGTGATCAACGGGGGATCTCACTCAGATGCACCTATCGCATTCCAGGAATTTATGATCATGCCGGTAAAAGCAGATTCTTTCTCTCATGCATTGAGAAAAGGAACTGAAATCTTCCATAGTTTAAAATCTATTCTTCATTCAAGAGGTTTATCTACTGCAGTAGGTGATGAAGGAGGTTTTGCGCCTACTTTCAAAGGAACTGAAGATGCTCTGGACACATTGCTTCAGGCTATTGAAAAAGCTGGATATAAGCCTGGTGATGACATTATGTTAGCTTTAGACTGTGCCGCTTCAGAATTCTATAAAGATGGAATTTATGATTATAGAAAATTCCAGACTCCTGATGCAGCTCAGTTTACAAGCAGTGAGCAGGTTTCTTACTTAGCAGAATTGGCTGCTAAATATCCGATTATCTCTATTGAAGATGGTATGCAGGAAAATGACTGGGATGGTTGGAAAATGCTAACAGATAAAATAGGAGACAGAGTTCAGTTGGTTGGAGATGATTTATTCGTAACCAATGTTGAAAGATTAGCAAGAGGTGTTAAAGAAGGAATAGCAAATTCAATCCTTGTAAAAGTAAACCAGATCGGTTCTCTTTCTGAAACAATGGATGCTGTACAAATGGCTCAGCACAATAAATTCACTTCTGTAATGTCTCACAGATCAGGAGAGACAGAAGATTCTACAATTGCTGACTTAGCTGTGGCAATGAATTGCGGACAGATCAAAACTGGTTCAGCTTCAAGATCGGATAGAATGGCTAAATACAATCAGTTATTAAGAATTGAAGAAGCATTAGGTGAAACTGCTATTTTCCCAGGATTAGAAGCATTTAAAATCAAAAGATAA
- a CDS encoding citrate synthase gives MSDNKVILNYDGNSYEYPIVDSTIGDRGIDISKLRDQTGLITLDLGYKNTGATISDITYLDGDQGELLYRGYPIEQIAEKSNFTEVMYLLLHGELPNKDQYGSFENNIKKYNFIADEMKKIIDVFPRSAHPMGVLSSLTSALTAFNPKAVNVNSKEEMDHAAELMIAKFSHLCAWTYRKTQGLSINHGDNSLNYVENFYKMAFRLPNEDFEVDPVVVGALDKLLILHADHEQNCSTSTVRMVGSAHTGLFASISAGVSALWGPLHGGANQAVIEMLELIEKDGGDVSKYVAKAKDKNDNFRLMGFGHRVYKNFDPRAKIIKKAADDILNALGIQDKALDIAMQLERVALEDEYFIERKLYPNVDFYSGIIYRALGIPTEMFTVMFALGRLPGWISQWKEMRLKGDPIGRPRQVYQGAQQRDYIDMVNR, from the coding sequence ATGTCAGACAACAAAGTTATATTGAATTACGACGGTAATTCATATGAATATCCCATCGTGGATAGTACTATCGGAGACAGAGGGATAGATATTTCAAAATTAAGAGACCAAACCGGTCTAATAACCCTGGATTTAGGTTATAAAAATACTGGAGCTACAATTAGCGACATCACTTACTTAGACGGAGATCAAGGAGAATTGCTTTACAGAGGATATCCAATTGAACAGATTGCTGAAAAATCCAATTTTACTGAAGTAATGTACCTTTTATTACATGGTGAATTACCTAATAAAGATCAATACGGTTCTTTCGAAAATAATATTAAAAAATATAACTTCATCGCAGATGAAATGAAAAAGATCATTGATGTTTTTCCTCGTTCTGCTCATCCTATGGGAGTTTTATCTTCTTTAACTTCTGCATTAACTGCCTTTAACCCTAAAGCTGTTAACGTAAATTCTAAAGAAGAAATGGATCATGCTGCTGAATTGATGATCGCCAAATTCTCTCACCTTTGTGCCTGGACTTATAGAAAGACTCAAGGGTTATCTATTAATCATGGTGACAATAGCTTAAACTATGTAGAAAACTTCTACAAAATGGCTTTCAGATTACCAAACGAAGACTTTGAAGTAGATCCGGTAGTTGTGGGTGCTTTAGATAAATTATTAATTCTTCACGCAGATCACGAACAAAACTGTTCTACATCTACAGTAAGAATGGTAGGTTCTGCACATACAGGTCTTTTTGCTTCTATTTCTGCAGGTGTTTCTGCGCTTTGGGGACCACTTCACGGTGGAGCTAACCAGGCAGTAATTGAAATGCTTGAATTAATTGAAAAAGATGGTGGTGATGTATCTAAGTATGTTGCTAAAGCTAAAGATAAAAATGATAACTTCCGTCTAATGGGATTCGGACACAGAGTTTACAAAAACTTCGACCCAAGAGCAAAAATCATTAAGAAAGCAGCTGATGATATTCTTAATGCGTTAGGAATTCAGGATAAAGCTTTAGATATTGCAATGCAGTTAGAAAGAGTAGCTCTTGAAGATGAATACTTCATCGAAAGAAAGCTATATCCAAACGTAGATTTCTATTCAGGTATTATCTACAGAGCTTTAGGAATTCCTACAGAAATGTTTACAGTAATGTTTGCATTAGGAAGACTTCCAGGATGGATTTCTCAATGGAAAGAAATGAGATTGAAAGGAGATCCGATCGGAAGACCAAGACAGGTATATCAAGGAGCTCAACAAAGAGACTATATCGATATGGTAAACAGATAA
- a CDS encoding SDR family oxidoreductase, with translation MIQQFNFNNELSGKIALVTGGTKGAGKAITERLLNAGATVIVTARNKPEFADENLHFISADLSTSEGTQKVVSEVLETFNKLDILVNTLGGSETPGGGFSVLTDQDWETTLQTNLLAPVRLDRGLLPQMIKQKSGVIIHIASIQGRLPLYDSTLPYAAAKAGLINYSKGLSKEVSSKGVRVLTVSPGWIMTTSATRMMERIAESSNTTIEQATQSVMDALGGISIGRPAQPEDIAEFVGFLVSPRASYLTGTEYVIDGGTIPTI, from the coding sequence ATGATACAACAATTCAATTTCAACAACGAATTATCTGGTAAGATCGCTTTAGTCACCGGAGGTACAAAAGGAGCGGGTAAAGCAATTACAGAAAGACTATTGAATGCTGGTGCTACAGTTATTGTCACGGCAAGAAATAAACCTGAATTTGCAGATGAAAATCTACATTTCATTTCTGCAGATTTAAGCACCTCTGAAGGAACACAAAAAGTGGTAAGTGAAGTGTTGGAAACCTTTAATAAGCTCGACATTTTAGTGAATACACTTGGTGGATCGGAAACCCCGGGTGGTGGTTTTTCGGTGCTTACAGATCAGGATTGGGAAACTACTTTACAAACTAATTTATTAGCTCCAGTTCGTTTAGACAGGGGACTTTTGCCTCAAATGATAAAACAAAAATCCGGCGTCATTATTCATATTGCCTCTATACAGGGGAGATTACCTTTGTATGATTCTACATTACCTTATGCTGCTGCTAAAGCTGGCTTAATAAATTACAGTAAGGGTCTTTCAAAAGAAGTTTCATCAAAAGGTGTACGTGTTCTTACAGTTTCTCCGGGATGGATTATGACCACTTCCGCAACGCGAATGATGGAACGAATAGCAGAAAGTTCAAACACTACAATCGAACAAGCAACCCAGAGTGTAATGGACGCTTTAGGTGGCATTTCTATTGGAAGACCTGCGCAACCAGAAGATATTGCAGAATTTGTCGGTTTCCTGGTATCTCCAAGAGCAAGTTACTTAACAGGAACAGAATATGTAATTGATGGTGGTACAATTCCAACGATCTAG
- a CDS encoding winged helix-turn-helix transcriptional regulator, giving the protein MYERKIPPNLNCGLDLIAEVLYGKWKIRLLWFIKEGCKRPSELQRKIPDASRRVLNVHLKELEEHELITKKIYPVVPPKVEYSLTDFGETLIPVISALGQWGDKNEERLRASILSRLNQKINE; this is encoded by the coding sequence ATGTATGAAAGAAAAATTCCTCCTAATTTAAATTGTGGACTGGATCTTATAGCTGAAGTCCTGTATGGCAAATGGAAAATCCGTTTGCTATGGTTCATCAAAGAAGGCTGTAAAAGGCCAAGTGAATTGCAACGGAAGATACCAGATGCTTCCAGAAGAGTTTTGAATGTTCATTTGAAAGAGCTCGAAGAACATGAATTAATTACCAAAAAGATTTATCCTGTAGTACCTCCTAAAGTTGAATATAGTCTTACAGATTTTGGTGAGACTTTAATACCCGTAATTTCTGCTTTAGGACAGTGGGGTGATAAGAATGAAGAACGTTTACGAGCTTCTATTTTAAGTAGATTAAATCAAAAGATAAATGAATAG